One window of the Brevibacterium limosum genome contains the following:
- a CDS encoding peptidyl-tRNA hydrolase yields the protein MTEHMRRHETDHEVPWSLPIVVRRSKTAIARHIDVLEATARAVVTFLDDPRAQEGGEWHDAVEYWRDGAIRKVVRRGDGKKLDDARALGCVGVTHGGTDDFAPAEAFVFEPGPVEPLPHELKKLQVGGTEFPDEGESSVPAAQAVVTIELSPELTLTTGKAAAQCGHAAQLAFEQMPDEVRNRWRESGFSLRVQTAAKDAWAANEQQVPVIDAGFTEVDGPTETVRASW from the coding sequence TTGACCGAGCACATGCGCCGACACGAAACCGACCACGAAGTCCCATGGTCACTGCCGATCGTCGTGCGCCGGTCGAAGACCGCCATCGCCCGCCACATCGACGTTCTCGAAGCCACCGCCCGAGCCGTCGTGACCTTCCTCGACGACCCGCGTGCCCAGGAGGGCGGTGAGTGGCACGACGCCGTCGAGTACTGGCGTGACGGTGCCATCCGCAAGGTCGTGCGCCGCGGTGACGGGAAGAAGCTCGACGATGCCCGTGCCCTCGGCTGTGTGGGTGTGACCCACGGCGGCACGGATGATTTCGCCCCCGCCGAGGCGTTCGTGTTCGAACCCGGACCCGTCGAACCCCTGCCGCACGAGCTGAAGAAGCTGCAGGTGGGCGGCACCGAGTTCCCCGATGAGGGCGAATCGTCGGTCCCCGCCGCCCAGGCGGTCGTGACGATCGAACTCTCACCCGAGCTGACGCTGACGACGGGGAAGGCCGCCGCCCAATGCGGACACGCCGCGCAGCTGGCGTTCGAACAGATGCCCGACGAGGTGCGGAACCGCTGGCGAGAGTCCGGATTCAGTCTGCGCGTGCAGACTGCGGCGAAGGACGCATGGGCGGCGAACGAGCAGCAGGTCCCCGTCATCGACGCCGGGTTCACCGAAGTCGACGGACCCACGGAGACCGTGCGCGCCTCATGGTGA
- a CDS encoding thiamine pyrophosphate-requiring protein, whose protein sequence is MATSVSDFIIDRLIAWDLHHWYGYPGDGIGGFDGAMGRAQDEGKDFTYVRPTHEEEASFMATAHAKFTGNVGVCVSTSGPGAIHLMNGLYDAKGDNAPVVAIVGQQARVSLNSEFQQEINLERLFADAAVFVQTVTTPMHAQLVVDKAVRMAKAYRGPAVVVLPADVQTMDMEDPAVEHFVSRTGIGYAEDRLRPDDDALARAAEVLNSGQKVAMLVGQGAIGATDEVISVAERLGAGVITTLLGKQVVPGDVEYHTQQLGLLGSRPSYDMMQKCDTLLMVGTNYPYGEFMPPTGQARAVQIDLSPRHLGIRYPTEVNLWGDAKTTLAALQPHLTQHETEWQEKIAGENRDWTKENTRVAQTEADPINPRRVFVSLNERLPENAIITCDAGSTADWYGFHIELGPNQMGNLSGRMASMLAAMPYALAGKFAHPDRPVVCTIGDGAFQMMGMNGLLTVKRHWREWSNSTFVVLVINNGDLNQVSWEMREVGDPRWDTAQLVESMDYAGYAELLGLRGIAVDDPEDIDAAFDQAFAADRPVVLDVRCDRNTPPLPAHIAFAQAKGLAESLLGGDPELGQVVKQSSRATAARLFARMGLTSDD, encoded by the coding sequence ATGGCGACGTCCGTGAGCGACTTCATCATCGATCGACTCATCGCCTGGGATCTGCACCACTGGTACGGATACCCCGGCGACGGCATCGGCGGCTTCGACGGAGCCATGGGACGAGCGCAGGACGAAGGCAAGGACTTCACCTATGTGCGCCCCACCCATGAGGAGGAAGCCTCGTTCATGGCCACCGCCCACGCGAAGTTCACCGGGAACGTGGGCGTGTGCGTCTCGACTTCGGGCCCCGGAGCCATCCACCTCATGAACGGCCTCTACGACGCCAAAGGCGACAACGCGCCCGTCGTCGCCATCGTCGGCCAACAGGCGCGGGTGTCGCTGAACTCCGAATTCCAACAGGAGATCAACCTCGAACGACTCTTCGCCGACGCGGCCGTGTTCGTGCAGACCGTGACCACCCCGATGCACGCCCAGCTCGTCGTCGACAAAGCCGTGCGCATGGCCAAGGCCTACCGCGGCCCGGCCGTCGTCGTCCTCCCCGCCGACGTGCAGACCATGGACATGGAAGACCCCGCGGTCGAACATTTCGTCTCCCGCACGGGCATCGGCTACGCCGAGGACCGCCTGCGACCCGATGACGACGCGCTCGCCCGCGCTGCCGAAGTCCTCAACAGCGGGCAGAAGGTCGCCATGCTCGTCGGGCAGGGCGCGATCGGTGCGACCGATGAGGTCATCAGCGTCGCCGAGCGCCTCGGCGCCGGTGTCATCACCACCCTCCTGGGCAAACAGGTGGTGCCGGGGGACGTCGAGTACCACACCCAGCAGCTGGGACTGCTGGGATCGCGGCCGAGCTACGACATGATGCAGAAATGCGACACCCTGCTCATGGTCGGCACGAACTACCCCTATGGCGAGTTCATGCCGCCGACCGGACAGGCCCGGGCCGTGCAGATCGACCTCTCACCACGCCATCTGGGCATCCGCTATCCCACCGAAGTCAACCTGTGGGGAGATGCGAAGACCACTCTGGCGGCCCTCCAGCCGCACCTGACCCAGCATGAGACCGAGTGGCAGGAGAAGATCGCCGGGGAGAACCGGGACTGGACGAAGGAGAACACGCGAGTCGCGCAGACCGAAGCCGATCCGATCAACCCGCGCCGCGTCTTCGTCTCCCTCAACGAACGTCTGCCCGAGAACGCGATCATCACCTGCGACGCCGGGAGCACCGCCGACTGGTACGGCTTCCACATCGAACTGGGACCGAACCAGATGGGCAACCTCTCGGGTCGGATGGCCTCGATGCTCGCCGCGATGCCCTATGCGCTGGCCGGCAAGTTCGCGCATCCCGACCGCCCGGTGGTGTGCACCATCGGCGACGGAGCCTTTCAGATGATGGGCATGAACGGGCTGCTCACCGTCAAACGCCACTGGCGGGAATGGTCGAACTCCACCTTCGTCGTCCTCGTCATCAACAACGGCGACCTCAACCAGGTGTCCTGGGAGATGCGGGAGGTCGGTGACCCGAGGTGGGACACGGCGCAGCTGGTCGAGTCGATGGACTACGCGGGCTACGCGGAGCTGCTCGGACTCCGAGGCATCGCCGTCGACGACCCGGAGGACATCGACGCGGCCTTCGACCAAGCATTCGCCGCCGACCGGCCGGTCGTCCTCGACGTCCGGTGCGACCGCAACACGCCGCCGCTGCCGGCCCACATCGCCTTCGCACAGGCCAAAGGCCTCGCGGAATCGCTGCTGGGCGGGGACCCTGAGCTCGGGCAGGTGGTCAAACAGAGCTCTCGCGCCACCGCCGCACGGCTGTTCGCGCGCATGGGTCTGACTTCGGATGACTGA
- a CDS encoding enolase C-terminal domain-like protein: MTDDGSAGPANEVPPIIGIDTAAYRIPLETPESDGTLSWSATTLVVVSVRGGDETGVGYTYAPPAAAHIIDDTLSQVVTGMNALAPGAAWSAMAHALRNQGLRGPAAAAVSAVDVALWDLKARLLDVSLSTLLQGFHDSVPAYGSGGFTNFDDRELGAQLSAWAESGLPAVKIKVGSDPEDDQRRVAFARRVIGDGLGLFVDGNGAFARKQALALAEDFADNGVSWFEEPVSSDDLDGLRLLRDRAPAGMEIAAGEYGWDLTHFRDLLRAEAVDCLQADITRCGGPTVLLRVGALCDAENIDLSSHCAPQLSAHALTGVWHRRHLEYFADHVRIERLAFDGVLTPVDGALHPDRTRPGHGLLLREEALEPYRIC, encoded by the coding sequence ATGACTGATGACGGCTCCGCCGGGCCGGCGAACGAAGTCCCGCCGATCATCGGAATCGACACCGCCGCCTACCGCATCCCGCTCGAGACGCCGGAGTCCGATGGGACTCTGAGCTGGTCGGCGACGACACTGGTGGTCGTGAGCGTCCGCGGCGGAGACGAAACGGGCGTGGGCTACACCTACGCGCCGCCGGCCGCCGCTCACATCATCGACGACACTCTCAGCCAGGTCGTGACCGGGATGAATGCGCTGGCCCCCGGTGCCGCCTGGTCCGCGATGGCTCACGCCCTGCGCAACCAGGGGCTGCGCGGGCCGGCGGCAGCGGCCGTCTCAGCCGTCGACGTCGCCCTCTGGGACCTCAAGGCCCGACTGCTCGACGTCTCCCTGTCGACTCTGCTCCAGGGCTTCCACGACAGTGTTCCCGCCTACGGCAGCGGCGGCTTCACGAACTTCGACGACCGAGAACTCGGTGCACAGCTCAGCGCGTGGGCGGAATCGGGTCTGCCCGCCGTGAAGATCAAGGTGGGCAGCGATCCTGAGGACGATCAGCGGCGAGTCGCGTTCGCCCGCCGGGTCATCGGCGACGGCCTCGGGCTCTTCGTCGACGGCAACGGGGCGTTCGCCCGCAAGCAGGCGCTGGCGTTGGCCGAGGACTTCGCCGACAACGGGGTGAGCTGGTTCGAGGAGCCCGTGAGCTCCGATGACCTCGACGGCCTGCGGCTGCTGCGCGATCGAGCACCGGCGGGCATGGAGATCGCGGCGGGGGAGTACGGCTGGGATCTCACCCATTTCCGGGATCTTCTGCGGGCAGAAGCGGTGGACTGCCTCCAAGCCGATATCACCCGCTGCGGAGGGCCCACCGTCCTGCTTCGGGTCGGTGCTCTGTGCGATGCCGAGAACATCGACCTCTCCAGCCATTGTGCTCCGCAACTCAGCGCCCATGCCCTGACGGGAGTGTGGCATCGTCGCCACCTTGAGTACTTCGCCGATCACGTCCGCATCGAAAGACTCGCCTTCGACGGGGTTCTGACCCCCGTCGACGGCGCCCTGCATCCTGACCGAACCCGTCCGGGCCACGGTCTCCTCCTGCGCGAAGAGGCGCTGGAGCCCTATCGAATCTGCTGA
- a CDS encoding FAD-binding and (Fe-S)-binding domain-containing protein produces MSHTVASRTASTDRLPIRFDGIPTVSRTATARDLSTPVRRLAAELEATTQAEVRFDEGSRTAYSTDGSNYRHVPIGVVVPRTLDDVIATVALCHRFELPITSRGGGTSLAGQTTNEAVIIDFSKYLNAVESIDPEEKTAWVEPGCNLDHLRQDAAEYGLTYGPDPSTHSRNALGGMIGNNSCGTHSIMSEFYGHGPLTADQVLELDVLTYRGERFTVGALCAEELDAAIAEGGEKGRILEELRTLRDEHIAKLRTGFPQIPRRVSGFNLNRLLPEHGFDVAKALVGSEGTCVTILRAKVRLTDAMAQRVLVAVGFEDAASAGDAVPMVREHRPVACEGIDDKLIEYMRRKGLHPDDIDILPEGGGFLLVEFGANDRDDAHRQAEEFVAACKDDDRMLATKIVEEDWEAQKLWQVREAGLGATSHVPGLPETHPGWEDAAVPVDRVGDYLRDFKDLLGEFDYEASLYGHFGQGCIHCRITFVLDTAEGVRQWRKFLERAAHLVTGYGGSLSGEHGDGQARAELLDIMYSSELVDAFSEFKHIWDPDWKLNPGKAVRPYSATENLRKGPDARLTPVSTHFAFPDDDGDFGKAVSRCVGVGECRNTDTGYMCPSYMATREEEDSTRGRARMLFEMLRGSNLNLWRDKHVHEALDLCLSCKSCKSECPVNVDMATYKAEFLSHHYQGRLRPRSEYSITLIYWWARIASRLPGLVNAVTQTPLLSALVKFGGGIAQQRGVPKFRRPFSSQFRDSHRPRSGTPVDPDSRASRRSERRHDGSQNLHHSKSQVADENYSTSQMQKQGRAGSNHPHGDQAPLEVDRVILWPDTFNNYLESQNLEATAAVLEDAGYEVTVPPRPLCCGRPLYDAGMLRLAKKLWLQMLETLREDIRAGIPVIGVEPSCVAAFRDELPGLLADDDDAERLSQQTYLLSEFLERQNYQPPVIDEFDGTTALVQMHCHHMAVLGTDADRALLKRLGFELDVLSGGCCGLAGSFGFKAGKKYDISVRAAERVIMPRIREAQADTVIVADGFSCTQQIQHLSDRTPRNIVELLHHAVQQAS; encoded by the coding sequence ATGTCCCACACTGTCGCAAGCCGAACCGCGTCGACAGACAGGCTGCCGATCCGATTCGACGGGATTCCGACCGTGTCCCGCACCGCCACCGCCCGCGATCTGTCGACGCCGGTGAGACGGCTGGCCGCAGAACTCGAAGCGACCACGCAGGCAGAGGTGCGCTTCGACGAGGGCAGCCGCACAGCGTATTCGACGGATGGGTCGAACTACCGGCACGTGCCGATCGGAGTCGTCGTCCCGCGCACCCTCGACGACGTCATCGCCACCGTCGCCCTGTGCCATCGTTTCGAGCTGCCGATCACGAGCCGCGGCGGCGGAACCAGCCTGGCCGGGCAGACGACGAATGAAGCCGTCATCATCGACTTCTCGAAATACCTCAATGCCGTGGAATCGATCGACCCGGAGGAGAAGACCGCCTGGGTCGAACCCGGCTGCAATCTCGATCATCTGCGTCAGGACGCCGCCGAGTACGGGCTGACCTACGGGCCCGATCCGTCGACGCACAGCCGCAACGCCCTCGGCGGAATGATCGGCAACAACTCGTGCGGCACGCACTCCATCATGTCCGAGTTCTACGGGCACGGACCTCTCACCGCCGATCAGGTCCTCGAACTCGATGTGCTCACCTATCGCGGGGAGCGCTTCACCGTCGGTGCCCTGTGCGCCGAAGAGCTGGATGCGGCGATCGCCGAAGGCGGTGAGAAGGGGCGCATCCTCGAGGAACTGAGAACTCTGCGCGATGAGCACATCGCCAAGCTGCGCACCGGCTTCCCGCAGATTCCCCGCCGAGTCTCGGGATTCAACCTCAACCGACTGCTGCCCGAGCACGGGTTCGACGTCGCCAAGGCCCTCGTCGGCTCCGAAGGCACCTGCGTGACGATCCTGCGTGCCAAGGTCCGCCTCACCGACGCCATGGCCCAACGCGTCCTCGTCGCAGTCGGCTTCGAAGACGCCGCGAGCGCCGGCGACGCGGTGCCGATGGTGCGCGAGCACCGTCCGGTCGCCTGCGAGGGCATCGACGACAAGCTCATCGAGTACATGCGGCGGAAGGGGCTGCATCCCGATGACATCGACATCCTGCCCGAAGGCGGCGGTTTCCTCCTCGTCGAATTCGGCGCGAATGACCGCGACGATGCGCACAGGCAGGCGGAGGAGTTCGTCGCCGCCTGCAAGGACGACGACCGGATGCTGGCCACGAAGATCGTCGAAGAGGACTGGGAGGCACAGAAGCTGTGGCAGGTCCGCGAAGCCGGACTGGGAGCGACTTCCCATGTGCCCGGTCTGCCGGAGACCCACCCGGGCTGGGAGGATGCCGCTGTCCCGGTCGACCGGGTCGGCGACTATCTGCGCGACTTCAAGGACCTCCTCGGCGAATTCGACTACGAGGCCTCGCTGTACGGCCACTTCGGGCAGGGCTGCATCCACTGCCGCATCACCTTCGTCCTCGATACGGCCGAGGGGGTGCGGCAGTGGCGGAAGTTCCTCGAGCGGGCCGCCCACCTGGTCACAGGCTACGGCGGGTCACTGTCCGGCGAGCACGGAGACGGGCAGGCACGGGCGGAGCTTCTCGACATCATGTACAGCTCCGAACTCGTCGACGCCTTCTCCGAGTTCAAACACATCTGGGACCCGGACTGGAAGCTCAACCCGGGCAAGGCGGTGCGACCGTACTCGGCCACGGAGAACCTCAGGAAAGGTCCCGACGCTCGCCTGACTCCGGTGAGTACGCACTTCGCGTTCCCCGATGATGACGGCGACTTCGGAAAGGCCGTCTCCCGCTGCGTCGGCGTCGGCGAATGCCGCAATACCGACACCGGCTACATGTGCCCGAGCTACATGGCCACCCGCGAAGAGGAGGACTCGACTCGCGGGAGGGCGCGGATGCTGTTCGAGATGCTGCGCGGGTCGAACCTCAACCTCTGGCGTGACAAGCACGTGCATGAGGCTCTCGACCTGTGCCTGTCATGCAAATCGTGCAAATCCGAGTGCCCCGTCAACGTCGACATGGCCACCTACAAGGCCGAATTCCTCTCCCACCACTATCAGGGTCGACTCCGGCCCCGCAGCGAATACTCGATCACGCTCATCTACTGGTGGGCGCGGATCGCGAGCAGACTGCCCGGGCTGGTCAACGCGGTGACGCAGACACCGCTCCTGTCCGCACTCGTGAAGTTCGGCGGCGGCATCGCCCAGCAGCGCGGGGTGCCGAAGTTCAGGAGGCCGTTCTCATCGCAGTTCCGCGACTCCCACCGGCCCCGGTCTGGCACACCGGTCGATCCTGACAGCCGTGCGAGCCGACGTTCCGAGCGGAGGCATGACGGCTCGCAGAATCTGCACCATTCGAAATCGCAGGTCGCTGACGAGAACTACTCGACATCGCAGATGCAGAAGCAGGGCCGAGCCGGTTCCAACCACCCGCATGGCGATCAGGCTCCCCTCGAGGTCGACAGGGTGATCCTGTGGCCCGATACGTTCAACAACTACCTCGAATCGCAGAACCTCGAGGCCACGGCGGCCGTGCTCGAGGACGCCGGCTATGAGGTGACTGTGCCCCCGCGGCCGCTGTGCTGCGGGCGTCCCCTCTACGACGCAGGAATGCTCAGACTCGCGAAGAAGCTCTGGCTGCAGATGCTCGAGACGCTGCGCGAGGACATCCGCGCCGGCATCCCCGTCATCGGGGTCGAACCGAGCTGCGTGGCGGCCTTCCGGGACGAACTGCCGGGTCTGCTCGCCGATGACGACGACGCCGAGCGGCTGTCCCAGCAGACGTATCTGCTCTCGGAATTCCTCGAGCGGCAGAACTACCAGCCGCCGGTCATCGACGAGTTCGACGGGACGACGGCGCTGGTCCAGATGCACTGCCATCACATGGCGGTGCTCGGCACCGATGCCGATCGGGCCCTGCTCAAGCGTCTCGGCTTCGAACTCGACGTCCTGAGCGGCGGCTGCTGCGGCCTGGCCGGATCCTTCGGGTTCAAAGCCGGGAAGAAATACGACATCTCCGTCCGTGCCGCCGAGCGTGTGATCATGCCCCGGATTCGCGAGGCCCAGGCCGATACCGTGATCGTCGCCGACGGCTTCAGCTGCACTCAGCAGATCCAGCATCTGTCGGATCGGACGCCGAGAAACATCGTCGAGCTGCTCCATCACGCGGTGCAGCAGGCCTCGTGA
- a CDS encoding STM3941 family protein gives MSTQQQSIENWAATLNNGDAVSFGFSKGKTVLLLVASVIFVLVGLAMGLGGSLIWAIVGWVAVVFFLWGVVVMIRRLFADRPALTVTPAGVEMKTAKAGLIPWSQILDIHGAKQNSNVFIEFDITDAEADRQSAAGLGVAQMTDDEGHSRKVLWAPNGLAANKAALCLWLEEERQARTAA, from the coding sequence ATGAGCACCCAGCAGCAATCCATCGAAAACTGGGCGGCCACGCTCAACAACGGCGATGCCGTGTCCTTCGGATTCTCCAAGGGGAAGACGGTCCTGCTTCTCGTCGCCTCGGTGATCTTCGTCCTCGTCGGTCTGGCGATGGGATTGGGCGGGAGCCTGATCTGGGCCATCGTCGGCTGGGTCGCCGTCGTCTTCTTCCTCTGGGGCGTCGTCGTGATGATCCGCCGGCTCTTCGCGGACCGGCCGGCGCTGACGGTCACTCCTGCCGGGGTGGAGATGAAGACCGCCAAGGCCGGGCTCATCCCGTGGTCGCAGATCCTCGACATCCACGGCGCCAAGCAGAACAGCAACGTCTTCATCGAGTTCGACATCACCGACGCCGAGGCGGATCGCCAGTCCGCGGCCGGCCTCGGTGTCGCTCAGATGACCGACGATGAAGGTCACTCGCGGAAGGTGCTCTGGGCGCCCAACGGACTCGCTGCGAACAAGGCCGCTCTGTGCCTGTGGCTCGAGGAGGAACGACAGGCACGCACCGCGGCCTGA
- a CDS encoding deoxyguanosinetriphosphate triphosphohydrolase family protein produces the protein MERLKLHTEGGRNRNVAEEARPGEDEFRVDIERIRFSPFFSRLASVTQVIPQAGSGTVIHNRLTHSLKVSAVARSIAITLNYSDERTRELVDRLGGCDPVVVQAAAAAHDLGHPPFGHLGEKELDRVSRQVLRLDDGFEGNAQTFRILTALDSCEATARGLNLTRAVRAAVLKYPWERGEWSGDQAPSAERMPRGVGNEVGEGAMKFSAYVTEVDEMADVLSVFPAIGRYQQTLECAVMDVADDIAYAVHDLDDFYRSNVLQYTAVSAELGRWLRDCRELAALDSAELDRRRPGHALEAIRRHIGEKDPWIASEEAFRDSVERVNRDLVEGLLGVPYDGGLEADRAVTGFTRRWIDRLQASIVVDPEPHIRSGHVRLSQEAWHDVVVLKFVHSRFVLERSDLAVYQRGQTRIIASLVEGFHEWLLDPDEATRIPRRLVDSVEAATQEYSDLYARNPAALGEEGAAAVVRRGRARAVVDYIASFTDAQAMSVNALITGASEEPWEAGRGL, from the coding sequence ATGGAACGACTCAAGCTGCATACCGAGGGCGGTCGCAATCGCAACGTCGCCGAGGAGGCCCGCCCCGGAGAGGACGAGTTCCGCGTCGATATCGAACGGATCCGATTCTCCCCGTTCTTCTCCCGCCTGGCCTCGGTCACCCAGGTCATTCCGCAGGCCGGGTCCGGCACCGTCATCCACAACCGGTTGACGCATTCGCTCAAGGTCTCCGCGGTGGCCCGGTCGATCGCGATCACGTTGAACTATTCCGACGAACGCACGCGTGAACTCGTGGACCGCCTCGGCGGGTGTGATCCGGTGGTCGTGCAGGCGGCAGCGGCCGCCCACGATCTGGGGCATCCGCCGTTCGGCCACCTCGGCGAGAAGGAGCTCGACCGGGTGTCGCGGCAGGTGCTGCGCCTCGATGACGGATTCGAGGGCAACGCGCAGACGTTTCGGATCCTCACCGCGCTCGACAGCTGTGAGGCCACGGCGCGTGGGCTCAACCTCACGCGGGCAGTGCGGGCCGCGGTGCTGAAGTATCCGTGGGAGCGCGGGGAGTGGAGCGGTGATCAGGCGCCGTCGGCGGAGCGGATGCCGCGCGGTGTCGGCAACGAGGTGGGTGAGGGAGCGATGAAGTTCTCTGCCTATGTCACCGAGGTCGATGAGATGGCCGATGTGCTGTCGGTGTTCCCGGCGATCGGGCGCTATCAGCAGACGCTCGAATGCGCGGTCATGGATGTCGCCGACGATATCGCGTATGCGGTGCATGACCTCGACGATTTCTACCGGTCGAATGTGCTGCAGTACACGGCTGTGTCGGCCGAACTCGGGCGATGGCTGCGTGACTGCCGGGAGTTGGCTGCGCTCGACTCCGCGGAGTTGGATCGGCGTCGGCCCGGGCATGCGCTCGAGGCGATTCGGCGGCACATCGGGGAGAAGGATCCGTGGATCGCGTCGGAGGAGGCGTTCCGGGATTCGGTGGAGCGGGTCAATCGGGACCTGGTCGAAGGGCTGCTCGGGGTTCCCTATGACGGGGGACTGGAAGCGGATCGGGCGGTCACCGGGTTTACGAGGCGGTGGATCGACCGGCTGCAGGCGTCCATCGTCGTCGACCCGGAGCCGCATATCCGCAGCGGTCATGTGCGGCTGAGTCAGGAGGCTTGGCACGATGTGGTGGTGCTGAAGTTCGTGCATTCGCGGTTCGTGCTCGAACGGTCTGACCTGGCCGTGTATCAGCGTGGGCAGACGAGGATCATCGCGTCCCTGGTCGAGGGATTCCACGAGTGGCTGCTCGACCCGGATGAGGCGACGCGGATACCGCGCCGCCTCGTTGATTCCGTCGAGGCGGCCACGCAGGAGTATTCGGACCTGTATGCGCGCAATCCTGCGGCGCTGGGGGAGGAGGGCGCGGCGGCGGTCGTCCGCCGGGGCCGGGCGCGGGCGGTCGTGGACTATATCGCCTCGTTCACCGATGCGCAGGCGATGTCGGTCAACGCCCTGATCACCGGTGCTTCGGAAGAGCCGTGGGAGGCCGGACGCGGGTTGTAG